The Vibrio metoecus sequence ACTGGACTGTGGTCTATTTCGGTAACTTATGTGGGTCGATAATCCTTGTATTGATTATGCTAGCGACTCGTCAGTTCATGGAAGATGGTGGCCAGCTTGGTCTCAACGCGATGGCGATTTCTCAGCACAAGCTGCACCATACGTTTTTACAGGCTTTTGCCCTTGGATTGATGTGTAACATTCTCGTGTGTTTAGCCGTATGGATGACCTTTAGTGCGCGTTCGCTGACGGATAAAGTCATGGTACTGATTCTGCCTGTAGCTATGTTTGTGTCGGCAGGTTTTGAGCACTGTATTGCCAATATGTTCCAAGTGCCGATGGCGATTGGTATTAAATATTTTGCACCAGACAGTTTCTGGGCGATGACTGGCGCGAATATCGCCAACTATGCGGATCTCAACTTTGTTAACTTCATCGTCAACAACCTTATTCCTGTGACTTTAGGCAATATTGTTGGGGGCGGTGTGTTTGTAGGTATGTGGTACTGGTTGATTTACCTTAAAGACTGATTTCATTACTGAATATTAGCTATTTCTGAAAAGTCCCTGAGTTTTACTCGGGGATTTTTTTATGCGTCGAAAAGTAAGCGAGAGCAGTTGGTATTGCTTTTCGCCTTATCGGTGCAAAGGCTTTTGGATCGTGATGGCCTTATCCACATTTTCTGTGGATAACTCAGAGTAAACTGCGTGTGTAACCTTGCCTTGCAGAAATATCTTAAAAATCTTGCACATTGGTTGTGCAGTTGCGCTTTGTTGGGGCGTAGTGGAAAACCAATGTTGATGGGCTGTTGAAGTGTTGGCGAGAGACATCAGGTGATGTTGCTGCACTCAAATTTATTGTTCACCTTGCGCTGTCTCATCGTTTTTTATCTCAATTTGTTGTGACTTTGTTTCTGTTTTTACAGGGTTAAAACAATATTAATTTGTCATAACTGTTCATATTTTTTCACGTCATTTTTTATTCGATCACATCTCCGTTCTAACTCAAAAAACTATGGAATAACAAGGCTTGTGAGTCGATTTTCGATTGAACCACAATAAAGCTATGGTCTAACATTTGCGTCAATCAATCCTGCTTGACGTTCATTGTAATCATCTGGAACGGCAAAAATTCTTGCGAAGATATAGGCAAATGTATGAGTGATGTTAAAAAAACTGAAGGCGGTGAAAAACGCTCTCTGGAGTGGAAGTCATTCCTCTTCATCACAGTGGTTCTCTTTCCCATTTTAAGCGTCGCGTTTGTAGGTGGGTATGGATTTATCGTGTGGATGCTGCAGATGTTTGTGTTTGGTCCTCCGGGCGCACACAGCGGTTTTTAATCCGCAGGTTTACGACTGAATTCGATAATTAAGAGACAATGAAGATGAAATCGTTAATTTTGAAAATGTGGCGCACCATGACGCGTCCCGCGGTACACATTAGCTTGGGTGTACTGACTCTCGGTGGCTTTATCGCTGGGGTGATTTTCTGGGGAGGTTTTAACACCGCATTGGAAGCCACCAATACCGAAGAGTTCTGTGTTAGCTGCCATACCATGCGTGACAACGTATACCAAGAGCTGCAAACCACAGTGCACTGGAAAAACCACTCTGGCGTACGTGCGACTTGTCCTGATTGCCATGTTCCCCATGAATGGACGGCAAAAATCGCGCGTAAGATGCAAGCCTCGAAAGAAGTGTTCGCACAGATCTTTGGTGATTTAGATACGCCTGAAAAGTTTGAAGAGCGCCGGATTGAATTGGCAAAACACGAATGGGATCGCTTTGCGGCAAACAAATCTCTGGAATGTAAAAACTGCCACAACTACGACTCGATGGATTTTGACCAAATGTCCGCGACGGCACGCATCCAAATGAAGCAAGCGGCTGAGCGCGATCAAAGCTGTATCGACTGTCACAAAGGCATTGCGCACAACTTGCCGAAAAACATGGAGAGCTCAAGTGGCTTGATTGGCGAACTGGAAGGCATGGCGTCGAACACCAAATACTCCAATGGTGGAACCTTGGTCAGCGTGCGTTTCCTCCCTGTGTATGAAGATGAGCAAGGTAAGGTTGAAGCGGGTCTACTCAACCCAGCTTCTGAAGTGAAAGTGTTAGCCGAAAAAGGCGACATGATGCAAGTTGAAATCGATGGCTGGCGTAAATCGAAAGGCTTTGGCCGTGTGATCCAAGAAGACTTCGGTATGAACATTGCGGTAGCTTCACTTCTGAAAGATGCCGCGATGTCGGATGCGATTGTGACCACGGGCGAGCAGAAAGTTGATGATTTGACTGGTTTGCCATGGGAACAAGTGAGCGCGAAAGTGTGGATGAAAAAAGAAGCCATGCTGAACGACATCAACCCAATTTGGGAAAAAGCGCGTGAAGCATACCAAACCAACTGTTCTGTCTGTCATACCCAACCGGATGAAGCACACTTTGATGCCAACACTTGGCCTGGCATGTTCGACGGTATGTTGGCATTCGTTAACTTCGATACCGACAGTGAAGCACTGGTACTCAAGTACCTGCAAAAACACTCTTCAGATTTCGCTGAAGGCCATCACTAAGCAACGTCATACGGAGTCATAACATGGCGATTACACGAAGAAGTTTTCTGAAAGGTGTCGCAACCACCAGTGCGGCGTCGATTATTGGCCCAAGCCTACTGACCTCAGTTTCTGCCCAAGCGGCAGAAACCACGGGAACTTGGAAAGTCTCTGGTTCTCACTGGGGCGCCTTCCGCGCCCACATCTACGGCGGTAAGGTACAAGAGCTGAAAGCGTTGGAGTTGGATACCCACCCAACGGAAATGTTGAACGGCATTCAAGGCATTCTGTACAGCCCATCTCGCGTGCGTTACCCAATGGTGCGCCTCGATTGGTTGAAAAAACACAAATACAGCGCTGAAACGCGCGGTAACAACCGTTTTATCCGCGTGACTTGGGATGAAGCGATGGATCTGTTCTACCGTGAATTAGAGCGTGTTCAGAAGCAATACGGCCCTTGGGCGCTGCACGCAGGTCAAACCGGTTGGAACCAAACCGGTGCTTTCCACAACTGTACCGCGATGATGCAGCGCGCTGTGGGTATGCATGGTAACTACATCACCAAAGTCGGGGATTACTCGACCGGTGCAGGTCAAACCATCATGCCTTACGTACTGGGTTCAACCGAAGTTTACGCGCAAGGTACCTCTTGGAGCGAGATTTTAGACAACTCGGACAACATCATCTTGTGGGCAAACGATCCAGTGAAAAACCTGCAAGTGGGTTGGAACTGTGAAACGCACCAGTCTTTCGGCTATCTCGATCAATTAAAAGAGAAAGTCGCGAAAGGCGAGATCAACGTGGTTTCCGTTGACCCAGTGAAGAACAAGACACAGCGTTTCTTGCAAAATGATCACTTGTACATCAACCCACAAACTGACGTGGCGTTCATGCTGGCGGTTGCGCATGTGCTGTATACCGAAAACCTGTACGACAAGAAGTTCATCGAAACTTACTGCTTGGGCTTTGAAGAGTTCATTCCTTACGTATTGGGTAAGAGCAAAGATAAGGTTGAGAAAACGCCTGAGTGGGCAGCGACAATCTGTGGCGTGAAACCCGATGCGATCCGCGATTTCGCCCGTATGCTGGTGAATGGTCGTACTCAGCTGCTGTTTGGTTGGTGTATCCAACGTCAAGAACATGGTGAACAACCGTACTGGATGGGCGCGGTACTGGCGGCGATGATTGGTCAAATTGGTTTGCCGGGCGGTGGTATCTCTTACGGTCACCACTATTCAGGTATCGGTGTGCCTTCAACCGGTTTTGCTGGCCCTGGTGGCTTCCCACGTAACCTCGATCAAGGTGCGCAGCCAAAGTGGGACAACAATGACTTCAATGGTTACAGCAGCACGATTCCGGTTGCTCGCTGGATTGATGCGATTCTTGAGCCGGGTAAAAAGATCAACCACAACGGTAACACGGTGACTCTGCCGGGCTTCAAGATGATGGTCATTTCGGGTTGTAACCCTTGGCACCACCACCAAGACCGTAACAAGATGAAGCGGGCATTCCAGAAACTGGAGACCGTGGTGACGATTGATTTCAGCTGGACGGCAACCTGCCGCTTCTCTGACATCGTACTGCCAGCTTGTACTCAGTGGGAACGTAACGACATCGACTCTTACGGTTCCTACTCAGGTAAAGGTCTGATTGCGATGCATCGTTTGGTTGATCCACTGTTCCAGTCACGTACTGACTTTGAAATCATGGCTGAGCTGACTCGTCGTTTCGGCCGTGAAAAAGAGTACACCCGTGGCATGGATGAGATGGAGTGGGTACGCTCACTG is a genomic window containing:
- the focA gene encoding formate transporter FocA gives rise to the protein MDHNQFDSLLPPQMAERAAITGEGKAKKAAYKSFLLAISAGIQIGIAFVFYTVVTTGAHDMPYGVTKLLGGMAFSLGLILVVITGGELFTSSVLILVAKASGKISWKELVRNWTVVYFGNLCGSIILVLIMLATRQFMEDGGQLGLNAMAISQHKLHHTFLQAFALGLMCNILVCLAVWMTFSARSLTDKVMVLILPVAMFVSAGFEHCIANMFQVPMAIGIKYFAPDSFWAMTGANIANYADLNFVNFIVNNLIPVTLGNIVGGGVFVGMWYWLIYLKD
- the torE gene encoding trimethylamine N-oxide reductase system protein TorE; translated protein: MSDVKKTEGGEKRSLEWKSFLFITVVLFPILSVAFVGGYGFIVWMLQMFVFGPPGAHSGF
- the torC gene encoding pentaheme c-type cytochrome TorC, producing the protein MKSLILKMWRTMTRPAVHISLGVLTLGGFIAGVIFWGGFNTALEATNTEEFCVSCHTMRDNVYQELQTTVHWKNHSGVRATCPDCHVPHEWTAKIARKMQASKEVFAQIFGDLDTPEKFEERRIELAKHEWDRFAANKSLECKNCHNYDSMDFDQMSATARIQMKQAAERDQSCIDCHKGIAHNLPKNMESSSGLIGELEGMASNTKYSNGGTLVSVRFLPVYEDEQGKVEAGLLNPASEVKVLAEKGDMMQVEIDGWRKSKGFGRVIQEDFGMNIAVASLLKDAAMSDAIVTTGEQKVDDLTGLPWEQVSAKVWMKKEAMLNDINPIWEKAREAYQTNCSVCHTQPDEAHFDANTWPGMFDGMLAFVNFDTDSEALVLKYLQKHSSDFAEGHH
- the torA gene encoding trimethylamine-N-oxide reductase TorA; amino-acid sequence: MAITRRSFLKGVATTSAASIIGPSLLTSVSAQAAETTGTWKVSGSHWGAFRAHIYGGKVQELKALELDTHPTEMLNGIQGILYSPSRVRYPMVRLDWLKKHKYSAETRGNNRFIRVTWDEAMDLFYRELERVQKQYGPWALHAGQTGWNQTGAFHNCTAMMQRAVGMHGNYITKVGDYSTGAGQTIMPYVLGSTEVYAQGTSWSEILDNSDNIILWANDPVKNLQVGWNCETHQSFGYLDQLKEKVAKGEINVVSVDPVKNKTQRFLQNDHLYINPQTDVAFMLAVAHVLYTENLYDKKFIETYCLGFEEFIPYVLGKSKDKVEKTPEWAATICGVKPDAIRDFARMLVNGRTQLLFGWCIQRQEHGEQPYWMGAVLAAMIGQIGLPGGGISYGHHYSGIGVPSTGFAGPGGFPRNLDQGAQPKWDNNDFNGYSSTIPVARWIDAILEPGKKINHNGNTVTLPGFKMMVISGCNPWHHHQDRNKMKRAFQKLETVVTIDFSWTATCRFSDIVLPACTQWERNDIDSYGSYSGKGLIAMHRLVDPLFQSRTDFEIMAELTRRFGREKEYTRGMDEMEWVRSLYDECKKANDGKFSMPEFDEFWEKGFLDFGTGTPWVRHADFRKDPEINALGTPSGFIEITSRKIGRYGYEHCQEHPMWFEKTERSHGGPGSDKYPFWLQSCHPDKRLHSQMCEAEAFRATYAVQGREPVYINPADAKAKGIKEGDLVRVYNDRGQLLAGAVLSESYPRGVIRIEEGAWYGPLTEKVGAICTYGDPNTLTLDLGTSELAQATSANTCIVDFEKFRGEVPPVTSFGGPIEVI